One Bradyrhizobium manausense DNA segment encodes these proteins:
- a CDS encoding feruloyl-CoA synthase, whose protein sequence is MTSATRGDPSGLFATPKTVAEHRADGSIVLRSADSLRDSARCIGDWLEQWARQTPDKVFLAERDGADTPWATVTYAGALRRVRGAAAWILAQGLSAERPVVILSDNSIDHALLALAAQHVGVPSAAISPAYSLMSRDFDKLKSMVALLEPGAIYVSSTKTFAAALAAIKPLHKAQIISGNAGDADALAFREIAATPETADVAKAFTAVASDTIAKFLFTSGSTGTPKAVINTQRMLTSSQQAKAQTWTFLEQADSDLVILDWLPWSHTFGANHNFNLVLRNGGSLYIDGGKPAPGLFAASLANLKSVMPTVYFNVPRGFDMLIAALRGDEELRRRFFGEVKFAFYAGAALPQNLWDALEELSIKTVGRSMPMVSAWGSTETSPLATDCHFLAERSGNIGVPIPGTELKLVTSGDKLEVRVRGPNVTPGYWKAPELTKQAFDQEGFYLIGDAVKLADAERPERGLFFDGRVAEDFKLNSGTWVSVGTLRVAGIAALAPLAQDIVVTGHGGDEVRFLVFPNIAACRAHAGLPETAVVNDVLTHQKVRTAITQGLAKLKQQGANSSGHATRALLLAEPPSVDGGEITDKGYINQRAVLTRRAEALAQLNDDAPGEWIGL, encoded by the coding sequence ATGACGTCGGCCACTCGCGGCGACCCTTCGGGCCTGTTCGCCACGCCAAAGACCGTCGCGGAGCATCGCGCCGACGGCAGCATCGTGCTGCGCTCGGCGGATTCCCTGCGTGATAGCGCGCGCTGCATTGGCGATTGGCTGGAGCAATGGGCGCGGCAGACGCCGGACAAGGTCTTCCTCGCCGAGCGTGACGGCGCCGATACACCCTGGGCTACCGTGACTTACGCGGGTGCCTTGCGGCGGGTACGCGGAGCGGCGGCCTGGATCCTGGCGCAGGGTCTCAGCGCCGAGCGCCCAGTCGTCATTCTCTCCGACAACAGCATCGATCACGCATTGCTCGCGCTGGCCGCCCAGCATGTTGGCGTTCCCTCGGCCGCGATCTCGCCGGCCTATTCGCTGATGTCGAGGGATTTCGACAAGCTGAAAAGCATGGTCGCGCTGCTCGAGCCCGGCGCGATCTATGTCTCCAGCACCAAAACGTTTGCGGCAGCGCTTGCCGCGATCAAGCCGCTGCACAAGGCGCAGATCATCAGTGGCAACGCCGGCGACGCCGATGCGCTCGCCTTCCGCGAGATCGCGGCAACGCCTGAAACGGCCGATGTTGCAAAGGCCTTCACCGCGGTCGCGTCTGATACGATCGCAAAATTCCTGTTTACTTCGGGTTCGACCGGAACGCCGAAGGCGGTCATCAACACCCAGCGTATGCTGACCTCGAGCCAGCAGGCCAAGGCGCAGACCTGGACGTTCCTGGAGCAGGCCGACAGCGATCTCGTGATCCTCGACTGGCTGCCCTGGAGCCACACCTTCGGCGCCAATCACAATTTCAATCTGGTACTCCGCAACGGCGGCTCGCTCTATATCGACGGCGGCAAGCCGGCGCCAGGTCTCTTCGCGGCCTCGCTCGCGAATCTGAAGAGCGTAATGCCGACGGTCTATTTCAACGTGCCGCGCGGTTTTGACATGCTGATCGCGGCGCTGCGCGGCGATGAGGAACTGCGCCGCCGCTTCTTCGGCGAGGTGAAGTTCGCCTTCTATGCCGGCGCAGCGCTGCCCCAAAATCTTTGGGACGCGCTTGAAGAACTCTCGATCAAGACCGTCGGCCGTTCGATGCCGATGGTCTCAGCCTGGGGCTCGACCGAGACCTCGCCGCTTGCGACGGACTGCCATTTCCTTGCTGAACGCTCCGGCAACATCGGCGTGCCGATTCCCGGCACCGAGCTGAAGCTCGTGACGTCCGGGGACAAGCTGGAGGTGCGCGTGCGCGGACCCAACGTCACGCCGGGCTATTGGAAGGCGCCGGAGCTGACAAAGCAGGCTTTTGACCAAGAGGGCTTTTATCTCATCGGCGACGCCGTAAAGTTGGCGGACGCAGAACGGCCCGAGCGTGGACTTTTCTTCGACGGCCGCGTTGCGGAAGACTTCAAGCTCAACTCCGGCACCTGGGTCAGCGTCGGCACGCTCCGCGTCGCGGGTATCGCCGCGCTTGCGCCGCTCGCGCAGGATATCGTTGTCACTGGTCATGGTGGCGACGAGGTGCGGTTTCTGGTGTTCCCGAACATCGCGGCCTGCCGCGCGCACGCCGGTCTGCCCGAGACGGCAGTCGTGAATGATGTTCTGACGCATCAGAAGGTCAGGACCGCGATCACACAGGGCCTGGCAAAGCTGAAGCAGCAGGGCGCCAATTCCTCAGGTCACGCGACGCGCGCGCTGCTGCTTGCGGAACCGCCTTCAGTCGATGGCGGCGAGATCACCGACAAGGGCTACATCAACCAGCGCGCGGTGTTGACCCGGCGGGCAGAGGCATTGGCGCAGCTGAATGATGACGCGCCGGGTGAGTGGATTGGGTTGTAG
- a CDS encoding MarR family winged helix-turn-helix transcriptional regulator, whose amino-acid sequence MRTSAARADTRTSPRKHGGNGAARRIDADEIGLDALVGHAGYAVRRFQIWIFQDFIKTLGDVDIRPTQYSVLTVIGANPGLSQMAVAKRLGIERARLVHLLDSLEQRKLVKRIKSKADRRSHALHLTAPGETALAKFKRLAAEHERHVEDKIGRENRERLLQILAGFT is encoded by the coding sequence GTGAGAACCAGCGCAGCCAGAGCCGATACCCGCACCTCCCCGCGCAAACACGGCGGCAACGGGGCGGCGCGGCGGATCGACGCCGACGAGATCGGGCTCGACGCGCTGGTCGGCCATGCCGGCTATGCGGTGCGGCGCTTCCAGATCTGGATCTTTCAGGACTTCATCAAAACGCTCGGCGACGTCGACATCAGGCCAACGCAGTACTCGGTCCTGACCGTGATCGGCGCCAATCCCGGCCTGTCGCAGATGGCGGTGGCAAAACGCCTCGGCATCGAACGCGCCCGCCTGGTGCATCTGCTCGACAGCCTTGAGCAGCGCAAGCTGGTGAAGCGGATCAAGTCGAAAGCGGACCGGCGCTCCCATGCGCTGCACCTCACGGCCCCGGGCGAGACTGCCCTGGCCAAGTTCAAGCGCCTCGCAGCCGAGCACGAGCGGCATGTCGAAGACAAGATCGGCAGGGAGAACCGGGAGCGACTACTCCAGATCCTTGCTGGCTTCACCTGA
- the atzF gene encoding allophanate hydrolase, whose product MGAEQPETIAAIVAAHRAGTLTPAQTIARTYQRIRDHNDPAIFISLRDEKDAIAEAERLAVKDATSLPLYGVPVAVKDNIDALGFPTTAACPAFSYTPTYDSTAAERLRAAGAIIIGKTNLDQFATGLVGVRSPYGIPRNSIRADLIPGGSSSGSAVAVGAGLVPLSLGTDTAGSGRVPAMLNNIVGLKPSLGMISNAGLVPACRTLDCISVFALTVDDAALALSVLAGPDQADPFSRDLPLQPVTPFPANLRLGVPRNGQLIFFGDRTAEAAYGEALKRWAALGAMLVEFDLEPFYETARLLYEGPWVAERYLVIKNLLASAPDSIHPVTREITAAGARLTAAETFSALYRLQGLRKTAERTFANIDALVLPTAPTTYTTAQVLANPIELNSRLGTYTNFVNLLDLCGLAVPASMRADGIPFGITLLAPAGRDALLASIGRVFHADTRLTVGAKGVAQAPLAPLPEGRSDEIPIAVVGAHLSGMALNGELKALNAKLVEATNTAPDYKLFALGTTPPKPGLLRVEAGKGASIELEIWSLSSSAFGKFVDAIPAPMAIGTIRLADGRNVKGFLVEPEVLNAARDITSYGGWRKFMAEAATA is encoded by the coding sequence ATGGGGGCTGAACAGCCTGAAACGATCGCCGCGATTGTGGCCGCGCACCGCGCGGGCACGCTGACGCCGGCGCAGACGATCGCGCGGACCTATCAGCGCATCCGCGACCACAATGATCCCGCCATCTTCATCAGCCTGCGCGACGAGAAGGACGCAATCGCGGAGGCCGAAAGGCTCGCCGTGAAGGATGCCACCAGCCTGCCGCTTTATGGTGTGCCGGTCGCGGTGAAGGACAATATCGACGCTCTGGGATTTCCAACCACGGCGGCCTGCCCGGCTTTCTCCTACACACCGACGTATGACTCGACTGCAGCCGAACGACTGCGCGCGGCCGGCGCGATCATCATCGGCAAGACAAATCTCGACCAGTTCGCAACCGGCCTCGTCGGCGTCCGCTCGCCCTATGGCATTCCGAGGAACTCAATCCGCGCGGATCTGATTCCTGGCGGATCGAGTTCGGGCTCGGCGGTCGCGGTAGGAGCGGGACTGGTGCCGCTATCTCTCGGCACCGACACCGCCGGCTCGGGCCGCGTGCCGGCGATGCTCAACAACATCGTCGGGCTGAAGCCGAGCCTCGGCATGATCTCGAATGCGGGGCTCGTTCCGGCCTGCCGCACGCTCGATTGCATCTCGGTCTTCGCGCTGACGGTGGACGACGCCGCGTTGGCGCTCTCCGTGCTGGCCGGGCCTGACCAGGCCGATCCATTCTCCCGCGACCTGCCGCTTCAGCCCGTCACGCCGTTCCCCGCGAATCTGCGCCTCGGCGTGCCGCGTAACGGGCAGCTCATCTTCTTCGGCGACAGGACGGCAGAAGCGGCTTATGGCGAAGCCTTGAAGCGCTGGGCCGCGCTCGGCGCCATGCTGGTCGAATTCGACCTCGAGCCGTTCTACGAGACGGCCCGGCTGCTCTACGAAGGCCCGTGGGTCGCCGAGCGATATCTCGTGATCAAGAACTTGCTCGCGTCCGCACCCGACTCGATCCACCCGGTGACGCGTGAGATCACCGCCGCCGGCGCGCGGCTGACGGCGGCCGAGACCTTCTCCGCACTCTACCGCCTGCAGGGCCTGCGCAAGACCGCGGAACGCACGTTTGCCAACATCGACGCGCTCGTGCTGCCGACGGCTCCGACAACGTATACGACGGCGCAGGTGCTCGCCAATCCGATCGAGCTCAACAGCCGGCTCGGGACCTATACCAATTTCGTGAACCTGCTAGATCTCTGCGGCCTCGCCGTGCCAGCATCGATGCGCGCGGACGGCATTCCGTTCGGCATCACCCTGCTCGCGCCCGCGGGCCGCGATGCGCTGCTCGCCAGCATCGGCCGCGTCTTCCATGCCGATACCAGGTTGACGGTTGGCGCCAAGGGTGTTGCGCAGGCACCGCTTGCACCTTTGCCGGAAGGCCGCAGCGACGAAATCCCGATCGCGGTGGTCGGTGCGCATCTCTCGGGCATGGCGCTGAACGGCGAGTTGAAGGCGCTGAACGCCAAGCTGGTCGAGGCGACAAATACGGCGCCCGATTACAAGCTTTTTGCGCTCGGGACTACGCCACCGAAGCCGGGCTTGCTCCGTGTCGAGGCCGGCAAGGGCGCATCGATCGAACTCGAGATCTGGTCGCTGTCGTCGTCCGCCTTCGGCAAATTCGTCGACGCGATTCCTGCGCCGATGGCGATCGGCACGATCCGGCTTGCGGATGGCCGCAATGTGAAGGGGTTCCTCGTCGAGCCGGAAGTGCTGAACGCGGCGCGGGATATCACGTCATATGGCGGCTGGCGGAAGTTTATGGCGGAAGCCGCAACGGCGTAG
- a CDS encoding GntR family transcriptional regulator encodes MTLDDFPPGIRPAEPVVPRIDRAASSVQRITRAEELRLQLADEIVQGTFAPGAPLDETDIARRFRVSRTPVREALRQLVASGLVEARAHRGAVVAQPSVERLKSMFEAMAELEALCAGLAAERMSAAERHGLEAIHEELRVLSSAGNPDRFHDVNERFHNAIYAGSQNGYIAEITLATRVRVQPFRRAQFRNLGRLAKSQAEHDRVVVAIMRGDKQGAAAAMRAHIGLVRGEYEIYAVSV; translated from the coding sequence ATGACGCTTGACGATTTCCCGCCCGGGATACGGCCGGCCGAGCCGGTGGTGCCCCGCATCGACCGTGCCGCTTCGTCGGTGCAGAGGATCACGCGCGCCGAGGAGTTGCGGCTTCAACTCGCCGACGAGATCGTGCAGGGAACTTTTGCGCCCGGGGCCCCCTTGGATGAGACCGACATCGCCCGCCGCTTCCGCGTTTCGCGGACCCCGGTGCGCGAGGCGCTGCGCCAGCTCGTCGCGAGCGGCCTCGTCGAAGCGCGTGCCCATCGCGGCGCAGTGGTAGCGCAGCCGTCGGTCGAACGTCTCAAGAGCATGTTCGAGGCGATGGCGGAACTGGAGGCGCTGTGCGCCGGTCTTGCCGCCGAGCGCATGTCGGCGGCCGAGCGCCACGGCCTGGAAGCGATCCACGAGGAGCTGCGCGTATTGAGCTCCGCCGGCAATCCCGATCGCTTCCATGACGTCAATGAGCGCTTCCATAACGCGATCTATGCGGGCTCGCAGAACGGCTACATCGCCGAGATCACGTTGGCGACGCGCGTCCGCGTGCAGCCGTTCCGCCGCGCCCAATTCCGCAATCTCGGCCGCCTCGCAAAGTCGCAAGCCGAGCACGACCGCGTCGTCGTCGCTATCATGCGCGGCGACAAGCAGGGCGCAGCAGCGGCGATGCGCGCGCATATCGGGCTGGTGCGCGGGGAGTACGAGATTTACGCGGTGTCGGTATAG
- the hpxZ gene encoding oxalurate catabolism protein HpxZ has product MEIDLPDVIAEVKAAFERYEQALVTNDVAVLGELFRNDPRTLRYGIGENLYGYEAISGFRAARSPVGLNRRTAKTVISSYGRDTAVASTLFYRDTVPGKVGRQMQTWIRFPEGWRVVAAHVSIIDESKKT; this is encoded by the coding sequence ATGGAGATCGATCTCCCCGACGTGATCGCGGAAGTCAAAGCCGCGTTCGAACGCTATGAGCAGGCGCTCGTCACCAACGACGTCGCCGTGCTCGGCGAGTTGTTCCGCAACGATCCTCGCACGCTGCGCTACGGCATCGGCGAGAACCTCTACGGCTATGAGGCGATCTCCGGCTTCCGCGCCGCGCGTTCGCCGGTCGGCCTCAACCGCCGCACTGCCAAGACTGTGATCTCGAGCTACGGCCGCGACACAGCGGTGGCCTCCACCCTGTTCTATCGCGACACGGTGCCTGGCAAGGTCGGCCGGCAGATGCAGACCTGGATTCGGTTCCCGGAGGGCTGGCGTGTCGTCGCGGCCCATGTCAGCATCATCGACGAGTCGAAAAAGACCTGA
- a CDS encoding AtzE family amidohydrolase, with translation MTTKPEMTASGIASAVAGGTMSALDATEAALARIKQHDTVLNSFTDVTADRARARALAIDADIAAGKTVGPLAGVPFAVKNLFDVAGLPTRAGSKINRDLAPAKRDATLIERLEAAGAVLVGALNMGEYAYDFTGENTHDGPSRNPHDTTRMTGGSSGGSGSAVGGALVPIALGSDTNGSIRVPSSFCGIFGLKPTYGRLSRARSFPFVASLDHLGPFARCATDLALAYDAMQGPDDDDAACTTRGLEPTLPLISNPISDLRIAIAGGYFQQNVFPEAVEAVSRVARALGATKVVDVPEALRARAAAYVITTTEGASVHLDRLRKRPNDFDPAVRDRLIAGAMVPAPLVDRAQKFRRWYRAQLAEIFKSVDVLIAPATPCTAPKLGQVNFNLDGVELPVRANIGIHTQPISFVGLPVVAVPVPLEPLPIGVQIIAAPWREDIALRVAYALEKMGVVAAPSPRGI, from the coding sequence ATGACCACCAAGCCAGAGATGACGGCGTCAGGAATCGCGAGCGCGGTTGCGGGCGGAACGATGTCGGCGCTCGATGCCACTGAAGCGGCCCTCGCGCGCATCAAGCAGCACGACACCGTCCTCAATTCCTTTACCGACGTCACCGCCGATCGCGCCCGCGCCAGGGCGCTCGCCATCGACGCTGACATTGCCGCCGGCAAGACCGTCGGCCCGCTCGCCGGCGTGCCCTTCGCGGTCAAGAACCTGTTTGACGTCGCCGGGCTTCCGACGCGCGCGGGCTCGAAGATCAATCGCGACCTCGCGCCCGCCAAGCGCGACGCCACGCTGATCGAGCGACTGGAAGCGGCCGGCGCTGTGCTCGTCGGCGCGCTCAACATGGGCGAATACGCCTACGACTTCACGGGCGAGAACACCCATGACGGCCCCTCGCGCAATCCGCATGACACGACGCGGATGACCGGTGGCTCGTCGGGCGGTTCAGGCAGCGCCGTCGGAGGCGCGCTGGTGCCGATCGCACTTGGCTCCGACACCAATGGTTCGATCCGCGTGCCATCGTCCTTCTGCGGCATCTTTGGCCTGAAGCCGACCTATGGCCGGCTGTCGCGGGCACGCTCGTTTCCGTTCGTCGCGAGCCTCGATCATCTTGGCCCGTTCGCACGATGCGCCACCGATCTCGCGCTCGCCTATGACGCCATGCAGGGTCCGGATGATGACGATGCCGCCTGTACGACGCGAGGGTTAGAGCCGACATTGCCGTTGATTTCCAATCCGATCTCGGATTTGCGGATTGCGATTGCGGGCGGTTATTTCCAGCAGAATGTGTTTCCGGAAGCCGTCGAAGCTGTCAGCCGTGTCGCCAGGGCGCTTGGTGCAACGAAAGTGGTGGACGTGCCCGAAGCCTTGCGGGCGCGTGCGGCGGCTTATGTCATCACCACCACCGAAGGCGCCTCGGTGCATCTCGACCGCCTGCGCAAGCGCCCGAACGATTTCGATCCGGCTGTGCGGGATCGATTGATCGCCGGCGCGATGGTGCCGGCGCCGCTGGTCGACCGCGCGCAGAAATTCCGCCGCTGGTATCGCGCGCAGCTTGCCGAGATCTTCAAATCCGTCGACGTGCTGATCGCGCCGGCGACGCCCTGCACTGCGCCGAAGCTCGGCCAGGTGAACTTCAATCTCGACGGCGTCGAACTGCCGGTACGCGCCAATATCGGCATCCACACCCAGCCGATCTCGTTCGTCGGTCTGCCCGTGGTCGCGGTGCCGGTGCCGCTCGAGCCGTTGCCGATTGGCGTGCAGATCATTGCCGCTCCCTGGCGCGAGGACATCGCGTTGCGCGTCGCGTACGCATTGGAGAAGATGGGCGTGGTCGCTGCGCCTAGCCCAAGAGGAATTTGA
- a CDS encoding DUF4089 domain-containing protein: protein MADLLDDYIDAVSKALALPVEEAWRPAVRANLEVSLRLGRLVDEFALPDETEPAPIFTV, encoded by the coding sequence ATGGCCGATCTGCTGGACGACTATATCGACGCCGTATCGAAAGCCTTGGCGCTGCCGGTGGAAGAGGCCTGGCGGCCTGCGGTACGCGCCAATCTCGAAGTCTCGCTGCGGCTCGGCCGCCTCGTCGACGAATTCGCGCTGCCGGACGAGACCGAGCCGGCGCCGATCTTTACCGTCTGA
- a CDS encoding aminoglycoside phosphotransferase family protein, with amino-acid sequence MDATLPPDAAGVWGASASASREAYRALRADPSRWLPVALDIARGHGLDINAPHVFSTGTNLVVGLGDKLILKIFPPLLRAQFVSERSSLTQLVGRLHLPIPEIIVEGERDGWPYLVITRLSGTLGSEVWPSLPEAQKERVLRQIGETIAAVQRAPLGPLAEMEPRWDAFIRAQMLGCRARHTRLGLAPKFLEGLDDLLRDAAMLIPMDAPPVILIGEYIPENFLLACRNGDWSLAGLFDFGDVRAGWRDYDLLGPSAFMSAGRPRRVRSLLEGFGYSNPDFALKRRLMALMLLHHASDLNSHICIEGWQDKANDLVELQELIWAE; translated from the coding sequence ATGGACGCGACGCTACCGCCTGACGCGGCCGGGGTGTGGGGCGCATCGGCTTCGGCGAGCCGAGAGGCTTATCGCGCCTTGCGCGCCGACCCCTCCCGATGGCTGCCAGTAGCGCTCGACATTGCGCGCGGCCATGGTCTCGATATCAACGCGCCGCATGTGTTTTCGACCGGCACCAACCTCGTGGTCGGGCTCGGCGACAAGCTGATCCTGAAGATATTCCCGCCGCTATTGCGCGCGCAATTCGTCTCGGAGCGCAGCTCGCTGACGCAGCTTGTGGGCCGGCTTCATCTGCCGATTCCCGAGATCATCGTGGAGGGTGAGCGCGATGGCTGGCCCTATCTCGTCATCACGCGCCTTTCAGGTACGCTCGGCTCGGAAGTCTGGCCCTCATTGCCAGAAGCGCAGAAGGAGCGCGTGTTGCGCCAGATCGGCGAGACCATTGCCGCTGTGCAGCGCGCGCCGCTCGGCCCGCTGGCAGAGATGGAGCCGCGGTGGGACGCGTTCATCCGCGCGCAGATGCTGGGCTGTCGCGCGCGCCACACCCGTCTCGGCCTCGCGCCGAAATTCCTTGAAGGCCTCGACGATCTCCTGCGCGATGCCGCAATGCTGATCCCGATGGATGCGCCGCCGGTGATCCTGATCGGCGAATACATTCCGGAGAATTTTCTGCTCGCCTGTCGCAACGGCGACTGGTCACTCGCGGGCCTGTTCGACTTCGGCGACGTCCGTGCAGGCTGGCGCGATTACGATCTGCTCGGCCCCAGCGCCTTCATGTCTGCAGGTCGGCCGCGGAGAGTGCGCAGCCTGCTCGAAGGCTTCGGCTACTCAAATCCCGATTTCGCGCTCAAGCGCCGCCTGATGGCTCTGATGCTGCTGCACCATGCCAGCGACCTCAACAGCCACATTTGCATCGAGGGCTGGCAGGACAAGGCAAATGATCTTGTCGAATTGCAGGAGTTGATCTGGGCGGAGTGA
- a CDS encoding protealysin inhibitor emfourin — MDRLKIERVGGVAGFGGPHLKSRGELAVSDLSSADQKTVDQLFADPKKIPAARSGQADAFTYRITRGTQTIEVPEHAVPSTIKNSVKDVLE, encoded by the coding sequence GTGGATCGCCTGAAGATCGAGCGCGTCGGAGGGGTCGCCGGTTTCGGCGGCCCTCACCTCAAGAGTCGCGGCGAGTTGGCCGTGTCTGATCTGTCGTCCGCCGACCAGAAGACGGTGGACCAGCTGTTCGCCGACCCGAAGAAAATCCCTGCGGCGCGTTCCGGGCAGGCCGACGCGTTCACCTACCGCATCACGCGCGGTACCCAGACCATTGAAGTCCCCGAGCATGCCGTGCCCTCGACCATCAAGAACAGCGTCAAGGATGTGCTGGAGTAG
- a CDS encoding M4 family metallopeptidase — MPCSCFIIPNDVLTRLSQDKKLAAPIRKRMVDTVQISHELRELRTQAARFTSVAATRASGLVTLAAAPSVTVYDCKHTQTLPGTPVPKPKSSPDASVKRAFNQTTKVAKFYQQVFNRNSIDDHGMTMMSSAHFGEKYNNAMWNGSQMIYGDGDGSIFVDFTRGNDVIGHELTHGVTQHSLQLAYSGDAGGLNESMSDCFGSMFRQWEARQTVKKADWLIGRDIMGPASKKKGFTCLRDMANPAGKHCLAPQPTKYSQITPGMDPHYSSGPPNLAFYTACVTLGGNSWAEVGQVWYRSLTGFGPTPNMTMKAFAARTRQVAQTMYPKAPAVAAAVNAGWTKIGL, encoded by the coding sequence ATGCCCTGCTCATGCTTCATCATCCCGAACGACGTTTTGACCAGGCTCTCCCAGGACAAGAAGCTCGCGGCTCCGATTCGCAAGCGGATGGTCGACACCGTCCAGATCAGTCACGAACTGCGCGAATTGCGGACGCAGGCTGCGAGGTTCACCAGCGTTGCCGCGACGCGCGCCAGTGGGCTGGTTACGCTTGCCGCGGCACCGTCCGTCACGGTCTACGATTGCAAGCATACGCAGACGCTGCCGGGTACGCCCGTTCCGAAGCCGAAGTCGTCGCCCGACGCGTCCGTCAAGCGTGCCTTCAACCAGACTACCAAAGTCGCGAAATTCTATCAGCAGGTTTTCAACCGGAATTCGATCGACGATCACGGCATGACCATGATGTCGTCGGCCCATTTCGGCGAGAAGTACAACAACGCCATGTGGAACGGATCGCAGATGATTTACGGCGATGGCGACGGCAGCATCTTCGTCGACTTCACCAGGGGGAACGACGTCATCGGCCACGAGCTGACTCATGGCGTGACCCAGCACAGTCTCCAACTCGCCTACAGCGGCGATGCCGGCGGCCTGAACGAAAGCATGTCCGACTGTTTCGGTTCGATGTTCCGGCAGTGGGAAGCCAGGCAGACCGTCAAGAAGGCGGACTGGCTGATCGGGCGCGACATCATGGGCCCGGCGTCGAAGAAGAAGGGCTTTACCTGCCTGCGCGACATGGCCAATCCGGCCGGCAAACACTGCCTGGCGCCGCAGCCGACCAAATACTCCCAGATCACGCCGGGCATGGATCCGCATTATTCGAGCGGGCCGCCCAATCTGGCTTTCTATACGGCCTGCGTGACGCTCGGCGGGAATAGCTGGGCCGAGGTCGGCCAAGTGTGGTATCGTTCGCTGACGGGCTTCGGCCCCACGCCAAACATGACGATGAAGGCATTTGCCGCCCGGACCCGTCAGGTGGCGCAAACAATGTACCCGAAGGCGCCCGCCGTCGCCGCTGCCGTCAATGCGGGGTGGACGAAGATCGGGCTGTGA
- the ugpB gene encoding sn-glycerol-3-phosphate ABC transporter substrate-binding protein UgpB, which yields MTSALRLLQVAAAALALALSCEARATTDIAWWHAMSGELGKQLDKLASDFNASQSDYRIVPAYKGNYTETVTAAIFAFRSRSQPAIVQVNEVATATMTAAKGAIYPVYSMMHDMGEPFSLTDYLPAVSGYYTDAAGNLLSFPFNSSTPILYYNKTMFRDAGLDPETPPKTWPELGAAAKRLRERGAVCGFTTSWPSWIHVENFSAFHDLPLATRGNGFAGLDAELTINNPVVVKHIAQLAEWQKTKLFDYSGRGQSAEPRFQNGECGIFIGSSATRADIKANSKFEIGYGMMPYWPDVKGAPQNSIIGGATLWVLRDRSREEYKGVARFFAYLSQPGVQAAWHQNTGYLPVTRAAFELTRAQGFYERNPGSAISFEEITLHPPTANSKGIRLGSFNLIRGAIEEELEQAFAGQKSAQAALDTAVERGNKLLRQFERASPDR from the coding sequence GTGACTTCAGCATTGCGCCTTTTGCAGGTCGCCGCCGCCGCTTTGGCTCTCGCATTGAGCTGCGAGGCGCGTGCCACGACCGACATCGCGTGGTGGCACGCCATGTCGGGCGAGCTCGGCAAGCAGCTCGATAAGCTCGCTTCCGACTTTAACGCCTCGCAGTCCGATTATCGCATCGTGCCTGCCTACAAGGGCAACTACACCGAGACGGTGACGGCCGCGATCTTCGCCTTCCGCTCGCGCAGCCAGCCCGCGATCGTCCAGGTCAATGAGGTTGCCACGGCGACCATGACCGCAGCAAAAGGCGCGATCTATCCGGTCTACAGCATGATGCATGACATGGGCGAGCCGTTCTCGCTCACCGACTATCTTCCGGCGGTCTCCGGTTACTACACCGACGCCGCCGGCAATCTGCTGTCGTTTCCGTTCAACTCGTCGACGCCGATCCTCTACTACAACAAGACCATGTTCCGCGACGCCGGCCTCGATCCCGAGACGCCGCCGAAAACCTGGCCTGAGCTTGGTGCTGCTGCAAAGCGCCTGCGCGAGCGCGGCGCGGTCTGTGGTTTCACCACGTCGTGGCCGTCCTGGATTCATGTCGAGAATTTTTCGGCGTTTCACGATCTGCCGCTGGCCACGCGCGGGAATGGCTTTGCCGGCCTCGATGCGGAATTGACCATCAACAATCCGGTCGTGGTCAAGCACATCGCTCAGCTCGCCGAATGGCAAAAGACAAAATTGTTCGACTATAGCGGCCGTGGGCAATCGGCCGAGCCGCGTTTCCAGAACGGTGAGTGCGGCATCTTCATCGGCTCCTCGGCGACGCGCGCCGACATCAAGGCCAATTCGAAGTTCGAGATCGGCTACGGCATGATGCCGTACTGGCCCGACGTGAAGGGTGCGCCGCAGAACTCCATCATCGGCGGCGCCACGCTGTGGGTGCTGCGCGACCGGTCGCGCGAGGAATACAAGGGCGTAGCGCGGTTTTTCGCCTATCTGTCTCAACCCGGCGTCCAGGCCGCCTGGCATCAGAACACCGGGTATTTGCCTGTGACCCGCGCCGCCTTCGAGTTGACGCGCGCGCAAGGTTTTTACGAGCGCAACCCGGGCTCGGCGATCTCGTTCGAGGAGATCACGCTGCATCCGCCGACCGCAAATTCCAAGGGCATCCGGCTCGGCTCGTTCAACCTGATCCGCGGCGCGATCGAGGAAGAGCTCGAGCAGGCGTTTGCCGGCCAGAAGAGCGCGCAAGCCGCGCTGGATACCGCAGTCGAGCGCGGCAACAAGCTGCTGCGCCAGTTCGAGCGCGCCAGCCCGGATCGCTAG